One genomic region from Caldanaerovirga acetigignens encodes:
- the surE gene encoding 5'/3'-nucleotidase SurE produces the protein MNILITNDDGIYAEGLLMLAREISKIAKVTVVAPDRERSATAHAITLHKPLRVEKAELRNCSVESWMVNGTPSDCVKLALDALINDAPDLVLSGINRGPNLGTDVIYSGTVSAAIEAAIYGIPAVAVSVAAYENVSYEYPAQFVRKLCEVLKEKQFPKDTLLNVNIPPLDVEDIAGVLITRLGSRKYKNCFDRRQDPRGKTYFWLTGEVVEDLEDETSDVWAIKNNYISITPIHFDLTNYEVIDSIKKWELKPLL, from the coding sequence ATGAATATTCTCATAACTAATGATGACGGCATTTACGCTGAAGGTCTTTTGATGTTAGCAAGGGAAATTTCAAAAATAGCCAAAGTTACAGTTGTGGCGCCGGATAGGGAAAGAAGCGCTACGGCTCATGCTATTACTCTGCACAAACCGCTGCGGGTAGAAAAGGCTGAACTTCGCAATTGTTCGGTGGAAAGCTGGATGGTTAACGGTACTCCTTCGGATTGCGTGAAGTTGGCCCTTGACGCGCTGATAAACGATGCACCCGACCTGGTGTTATCGGGAATAAACAGGGGACCAAATTTAGGGACTGACGTAATTTATTCTGGAACTGTATCGGCTGCCATTGAAGCGGCGATTTACGGAATTCCTGCTGTCGCTGTTTCGGTGGCAGCATACGAAAATGTGTCTTATGAATACCCGGCTCAGTTCGTAAGAAAGCTGTGCGAGGTTTTAAAAGAAAAACAGTTTCCGAAAGATACCTTGCTAAATGTCAATATTCCTCCTTTAGATGTGGAAGATATAGCGGGAGTATTAATAACACGTTTGGGAAGTAGAAAGTATAAAAATTGCTTTGACCGTCGGCAAGATCCAAGGGGAAAAACATACTTTTGGTTGACAGGAGAGGTAGTGGAAGATTTGGAAGATGAGACTTCCGACGTCTGGGCCATAAAAAACAATTATATTTCAATTACCCCTATTCATTTCGATTTGACTAATTATGAGGTAATTGATAGTATAAAAAAGTGGGAACTCAAGCCGTTATTATGA
- a CDS encoding tetratricopeptide repeat protein, whose amino-acid sequence MNRKEALLLLYKIIKKRFLYWPNIYLRFLCEANIYDTALEFVRKKLLQNPALDFLCWGGVISYLKKDFGEALNFFEKAISLEELPEIRYFIGQTYLDLLEFDKAEENYMLLLGDPILNIKAVYGLALCKFNKSQYNEAFELLDGILHKAEGKDYVRIQNKKGLCLMEMGLLEEAKKCFLDCLEKIPDDYNAKLNLALVLTKTGEYEKAVDLYKSSLMCFPHDLTAINNLALCLAASGKYDEALGYCERGLSIDPINGDLLINKGYCLYKKKNYKKAIECFKEAEKFVKDDIEVKNNIALCLLAVKKYKEALELLDEVLQKRKSDDILINKAFCLMKMGLYGDAAECCKELETEMEDKAEIYTLLGICFEKMGENEKAVEYYNKALIA is encoded by the coding sequence ATGAACAGGAAAGAAGCGTTACTCCTGCTCTATAAGATAATAAAAAAGAGATTTCTATACTGGCCGAATATTTATCTTAGGTTTTTGTGTGAAGCAAATATATACGATACCGCTCTTGAATTTGTTCGTAAAAAACTCCTTCAAAATCCTGCATTGGATTTTCTGTGTTGGGGTGGAGTAATTAGTTACTTAAAAAAGGATTTTGGGGAAGCTCTAAATTTCTTTGAAAAAGCTATTTCTTTGGAAGAATTACCCGAAATACGGTACTTTATCGGGCAAACGTATTTAGATCTGTTGGAATTTGATAAAGCAGAAGAAAATTATATGTTATTACTTGGCGATCCAATCTTAAACATCAAAGCTGTGTATGGGCTTGCTTTGTGCAAATTTAACAAAAGTCAGTATAATGAGGCTTTTGAGCTTCTTGATGGAATATTACATAAAGCGGAAGGTAAGGATTATGTAAGGATTCAGAATAAAAAAGGGCTGTGTTTAATGGAAATGGGGCTTCTGGAAGAAGCAAAAAAGTGCTTTTTGGATTGTTTGGAAAAAATACCCGATGACTACAATGCAAAGCTCAATTTGGCTCTGGTGCTTACTAAAACCGGTGAATATGAAAAAGCGGTGGATTTATATAAATCGTCATTAATGTGTTTTCCGCACGACCTTACAGCTATAAATAATTTGGCTTTATGTCTTGCTGCATCGGGTAAATATGATGAAGCTCTTGGTTATTGTGAAAGGGGATTGTCTATAGATCCTATAAACGGGGATTTGCTGATTAACAAGGGGTATTGCTTATATAAGAAAAAAAATTACAAGAAGGCTATAGAATGTTTTAAGGAAGCTGAAAAATTTGTAAAGGACGACATTGAAGTAAAAAATAATATAGCTCTTTGCCTATTAGCCGTAAAGAAATATAAAGAAGCGCTTGAACTGTTGGATGAGGTTTTGCAAAAGAGAAAAAGTGATGATATCCTAATAAATAAAGCCTTTTGTTTGATGAAAATGGGTCTTTACGGTGATGCAGCCGAATGTTGCAAAGAGCTGGAAACAGAAATGGAGGATAAAGCCGAAATTTATACTTTGTTGGGAATATGTTTCGAGAAAATGGGAGAAAATGAGAAAGCTGTAGAATATTACAATAAGGCCTTAATTGCTTGA
- a CDS encoding M42 family metallopeptidase: MKELVKKLTETFGPSGEENKIREVILDEIKDYADEVRVDVLGNIIARKKGAGEKLMLAAHMDEVGVIVTNIDDKGFLRFSNIGGISPFTLIGERVVFENGTVGVFGMEKMDDIKDLKFNKMFIDIGARTKEEARKKVRIGDKAVYYRNCDIIGDYVTAKALDDRAGCAVLIKVLQNVKFSRFDTYFVFTVQEEVGLRGAKTSAFGIGPDLAIAVDVTKTGDTPESEKMAVELGKGPAVKIMDRSVICHPKIKEMLIDSAEKNNIPYQLEVLEMGGTDTGAIHLTKDGVPSGCLSIPTRYIHTPSEMASIDDMEKAIELLLYVLEK; the protein is encoded by the coding sequence ATGAAAGAATTGGTGAAGAAACTAACGGAAACCTTTGGCCCATCCGGCGAAGAAAATAAAATTCGTGAGGTTATACTTGACGAAATAAAGGATTATGCTGATGAAGTCCGGGTAGATGTCCTCGGAAATATAATTGCGAGGAAAAAAGGTGCGGGAGAAAAACTGATGTTGGCCGCCCATATGGATGAGGTCGGCGTTATAGTCACAAACATCGACGATAAAGGGTTTCTGAGGTTTTCAAATATCGGAGGGATTTCGCCGTTTACCCTGATTGGTGAAAGAGTTGTTTTCGAAAATGGGACTGTAGGTGTTTTTGGAATGGAAAAAATGGACGATATTAAGGATTTGAAGTTCAACAAAATGTTCATCGATATCGGCGCAAGGACGAAAGAAGAAGCGCGAAAGAAGGTTCGCATTGGTGATAAGGCAGTATATTACAGAAATTGCGATATAATCGGTGATTACGTTACAGCTAAAGCTCTAGATGATCGAGCCGGCTGTGCCGTGCTTATAAAGGTCTTGCAGAACGTTAAGTTCTCAAGATTTGATACTTATTTTGTCTTTACAGTTCAAGAAGAGGTAGGTTTAAGAGGCGCGAAAACTTCGGCTTTCGGGATAGGACCGGATCTTGCTATAGCAGTAGATGTGACAAAGACCGGTGATACTCCCGAATCGGAAAAAATGGCAGTAGAGCTCGGAAAGGGGCCGGCAGTGAAGATAATGGACAGGTCGGTAATTTGCCATCCCAAAATAAAAGAAATGCTCATCGATAGCGCTGAAAAAAATAATATTCCTTATCAGCTAGAAGTACTAGAAATGGGCGGGACCGATACGGGCGCGATACATCTAACTAAAGACGGCGTGCCGTCCGGCTGCCTTTCTATCCCGACGCGATATATCCATACACCATCGGAGATGGCGTCAATTGATGACATGGAAAAAGCAATAGAGCTGCTGCTTTACGTTCTCGAGAAATAA
- a CDS encoding YpmA family protein: MESKLELLAQKEFNYHDDLYQLVDFLNKSLKKKGFIFGISKKGEKALITIYET; encoded by the coding sequence ATGGAATCAAAACTTGAACTTTTGGCGCAAAAGGAGTTTAATTATCACGATGACCTTTATCAGTTGGTGGATTTTTTGAATAAATCTCTTAAAAAGAAAGGATTCATATTCGGAATTTCTAAAAAAGGGGAAAAGGCTTTAATAACGATTTACGAGACATAG